One Thamnophis elegans isolate rThaEle1 chromosome 2, rThaEle1.pri, whole genome shotgun sequence genomic window, AGAGGTAATTTTGTGAAAATGTATGGCTATAGCCTCATGGAGAGACCAAATAGCTGGCAGCCCCAAGGTGCACTTAAGTGCAATGCAATGAACCAGTGGCAGGGATCTAGTTGGAAGTTATAATAGCAACCTATGAGAACATGAGATCCAGCAGAGGTGCCCCTGGTTTGGTAGTTATTGGGttattattgattgatttagCATGCTTGTAATTCTATTGGTTCTATGGTGTTGCTTCATTATCTTGTGCTTCCTGTTTACACTGTAACTCTTACAGAGTCACTGAAGTTACTTCTTTTTAGAGGTTTCAATAAATCAAGGAAAGGAAAATCTAGTATAAaatgtccctctcttcctcctaccAGCAGGGATCTTTAGCTCAGAGTTCTCCCTCCATTATTCAGGGTCATTTAGGTTTTGGAAAGGCCTGGACTTGTTGCTATGAGTTTAAATGCTGCCAAAGGAGGATCCCAGAAGGTGGTTCTTATACAAAACCTGTTTCAATATTTGCAATTTATGTCCAGGGAGATGGAACAAATATGTTGGTGATATTATTCAACTGgaaattgaatttaaaaataaataaataatgtgcagTAATATAAAGTTTTTCTGTTTTGGGGTATATTATAAAAGGCCTGTTGCATGAAAAGTTTCGTTAATAAATTAGCCTAATTTatgtaataaattattataaatttatGGTAGTTTTGAGATTTTCTAATTGACAGAATATTGTATGTTGGAGTAGGCAATACATTATTCGAATTTGCAACCTGTGGTAAATGGAATCCTCTAGGGAAGTGTGGTTAGtctttaatataaataataaattatttgccTTCAATTCTCCTACCAGCTGTGGAGATAAATGAGCTAAAttgattaaaaatagaaaaatggatCTCGCTGTGACAAAACAGAATGAAGCTTTAATTAAATAGAGAAAGTAGGGAGACTGACTAGCTTGTAATGAAGGCAACTTAAGAAAATGCTGTTCAATTCATTCTTTGATAATGATGTTATGTCTGGGCAGCGATTATCATGGTCCTTGGCTGGTAGATTCCTCAGGTTTTTTCCTCCCGTCCATCTGTGCCAAGAAAGCAAACACCAATCCCATTTCATTCCATGGGTGGTATCTTGAAGACATGTGGTTTCCATGAATAGATTATTTGCATAATCATCCTCCACAGGTAATCTTAATTACCTTCGTGGTATCTGAAAATTTCTATCTGGCTCACCTGTTGTGGTCTGCCggcagcctgtggagctggcagcagagatagacagtaaggaggttggggaggaacatgggacagccctggagtctggggaaggctcagatgaggactCTGtcttggaggcagagagagggccagggctaTCTGGTAGTTACGTGCTGCCTCCAAGGCCTCTGGAgtttgacatcagtgaggcagaagaacagtgggatcctgttcccagtgtgcacatgcgcagagctgccagaaggcaagaacagttaagacaaaaaggacgacttgggagtaaggttgggagatgattggctcctcccataaaacataaaagaggagcaaatggactTGAGcgtttgcaggaagcaattagttcatatagtcggttcaagctctgagaagtcctgtttgactctgtactacatttggccttgcaaaactgtggtggcccagcaggatccagtgGAGCTGCTGATAGACTCGGATagcaaggaaccatatgagtctgccagggaagatgtggaggaccctgggcagggttcagactcagagcagggaccagagaggctggttggccaccaggaggcacctgaggcatggagcagtggggaggatccaaggcagtttgtccctgacgcaagattaagaagggcggagaaacggaagcagtaGCTCGggaggcagactcagagatgataattaagcccaggtggttgtggcttggcccctcccaagagagtatataagtggagaagttgggaggggacatttacaggacacaaccgtttgaaacagtattggaaaattctgtctgtcttgtatccatgcctgttggattttgggttgctgccaactattcttgcatgtgagtcttgtctgggccttcagccaaaggagtcgaTAACTCCATGATTAAAGAGTGGCGAACAGCCAAGCCTatgtctgggtgatttgcaggtcgGAGGGGGGATCAGAACAAAAActaattaggtctctggcagcgtttcaagggagataaaggtgggtgcttatcactATTACCTTGAAAGACTGcagcaactcgagcagacatctgttggaCTCTTTGTGACTGTCTGTGAATGATTATggactgtgaatgaccataattcacagccgttcaAATAAAAGAGGGTGTTTGGGACTACAATTGtggtttatgctttctcaggaagcctaggtcagaacatcaaCTTCCTTCAGAGTAATGGGaaaatgaacaaaatattaaAGGGCTACAAGGGAAAactgacagggagggagggaggaaggttaAGCCTTTCGTTGGTTTGCTAATGTTAATAAAAAACAATTCCAGCCTACCATGGGAAAGTCTACAGGCAGCTTAGCACAAAATAATCAGAGGTGATGCGGCATTCCCACCATAGCACAGTAACCATTTGAACAGAGCCATTTGCCTACAGTAAAACAAACTCAGGGAGCAGTACAGTTTGCATTAACagaaatgggaaaatactagtTTTGAGGAAGAGAAATAAAGATAAGTGGGATTGTCTATGCGCATTCTTGTCCACAAGAAATCATTAGTAGGCTGCTGGGGTTGTAGTACATGTAGATGAGCCCTAGGATGGTGGCAAAAAAGCACAGAGGAATTAAAgcttaatttttataataaaaattaataatccaattttaatttttaaagtacGTATATTTGGAAacatatgggtagtccttgacttacaaccataattgagccccaaatttctgttgctcagcgaggcagttgtttagtgagttttgccccattttacaacctttctttgccacagttactaagtgaatccctgcaggtattaaattagtaacacaggtGCAAAATAAATCTGGattcccccttgattttgcttgtcggaaggtcacaaaaggtgatcacagaccctgggacactgcaaccatcataaacatgatccagttgccaagtatccaaattttgatccagtGATCgtagggatgttgcaatggttgtaaatgtgaaaaactttcataagtcacttttttcagtgccgtaacttcaaaagatcattaaatgaatggctgtaagtcaaggactacctgtatctaaccTGCGCATACCTATGTGCTCCCTCGTGTgcgccccacccccacacatgtgcacccTGCACACACACCATGCCTCCTGTGCCCCCCTGCATGTGCCACAACCCAGTGTATGCATGTGCGGCCCCTacatgccccctgcacatgcgcaggagaGACCCAATGACCAACTGGCTGGTACGCGTGTCTACGCAGTGGAGCTGAACCAGGGCAACCGCTcacgtgtccacagagagggcgctgcatgccacctgtggcatgcgtgccataggttcaccatcagggtTACAGACCACATATTACTTAAACAAAAAATAAGGTTTATGACTTTAGTAGTTTAGTAGAACCTTTGTTACTATTGTTGAGTGTTTTGCAGGGAGTAACAAAGCAATGATTTGCATGTGTGAAAAGGAAGTTGTTTATGTAGGCATGTAGGAGGTTATTAGTAATCAAGAAAGTTTAGAAATAAAAGTAGATACAGGCAATGGGGAATTTACTATCTTTGGAAGGGAGGTGCTATGTGTTATTTCCATTACAGAAACTATATGTTTTTACTTTAGATGTGATTGAATTGGTATCCAGCTTCTTTATAGGAAAACAGCTTTCTTTTCTGCATTGAGAAATATAAATTGTAGCAGGAAGACCTATCTATATAGTACACAAGCTTTTACTGATGGTTCAAGGGAAACAACATTAGGAAAATGTGGCTCTTTCTGTTCTTACCATTAAGAGTTTATAAGATCTATTGCTTGGATTGTCTTCCAATTATGTCAACTCAATTAATAGCAGCATTTTTAGCATTAGAATGGATTCACAATATCGACATTGAAAGAGTGGTAATATTGTTAGATTCTTTATCAAGCTTGATTGCTGACTCAGTAGAGCCAAGGGGTGTAAGAATGAAATGGTGAATGAAATTTGATTTCAGAACATATAATTGCAGGtataggatgttttttttttaaaaaatcatttctgtTGGATCCCAACATTTTAAAGGATTAAAAGTAGGGGAAAGATTTTTGTCTTGCGGATGTGgatattggttttcttttttcttttctctctttggtGATTAAACGTGGGCTTGTGGGGAAATTAGAGATGAATGGCAGAAATAATGACAATTGGAACATACTGCATCAGAGTTTCTCCCTTCTGTCCTAATTCAGTGATTTTCCAGGAATGTTACTGCTTTGGTTAGGTGAAGCAGagtagtctttcctggatcttattggtcattgcaTTTTAAATTGGAATCTCTTCAGAACTGTGAGTAATGCAGCAGGATTGTGTGATGCTTGTGGAACAAAAGAAACCATTGATCATCTCCTTTGTGACTCTTGGCATTGTAGCAACAAGGGAAGTCTCTGACAGGTATTCAGATTCCTTCCTGAAGTCTGATGCTTAGTGACAGTGATTCAACTTTGCAAATCTTGTGGATCTTTCTGTGAATGACTGGATTGACACGTTCTTTCAGTAAGTGGCAAAAATAGGGCCTTTATTGGCCTTTCTTTCACATTATCCCCGAGAAGGTAACGGAATGAAGAAATGGTAGAATGTTGATTTCAAAATGGCTATACTTGTGTTGAGATTTCGGCTAGCATTGAAACCTTCTATATGACCTTGGTCCAGAAAGTCAATCTTCATTTGACTAATCTGTGATATAGGGTTGATTGTATAGTAAATTTCATATAGTGTGATAAAATGTGCATctggggaaggaatgggagggAAATCAAGGCAAGAACACCACAGTTTCCCAGAAAAGAGATAGTACGTTTCAGAGTGAAGCTCAAAATAGGAGACTGCACAGTCCTGAACTgaataggaagggaggaagatgttCAAGGTAGCCACACCTTAGAATCACTCAGGATATATCTATTCAGTTAGATGATTGTAGCTTTAGTCTGGTAAGATTCTGTCTATCagataataagcaaataaataattggACTTGACTGGATTTCACAATGATGTCTTTGGACTTGGAGCTGACACATGTTATCCTTCTGCTCCTTAGCAGAATGGGGGGATATAAACCTGTTAACTGTAAGTGCTCGCTTGCCTCTTTCAGGAATTCCTATACATACCCAGAGCACGAAGATGGATTATCCAGGGCTGATGCTAATGCTCTTTAGATTCATCCAAAAAGAGTCATCTGGactcttctcttgctttgttctCAGTCTTCACAGTATTGGAAGTTGTGGTTAAAAACCAAAGGGGATAAGCACTGTTGCTAACTTCAGCTAGGCCTGTGCTGAAGTGATTTTGTGCAACTGTCTCAGTACCCAAATGAGAAGGGTTAGTTTAACCTTTGTGCAACAGAACGAAAGCTATGGATAAAAAACCAAAGGCATGATGTTTTAGTTCTAAGTAAAACTCGCTTAGCTGAAGAATGTGTTGACAAGGTAGTACATTTATATATGCCCTTGTGGTTGGAAGGATGCTGAAAATTGGTGTTCTACTAcctggatttaaaaaaagatttgaggCTTTTCTTtctcagagaaataaaaatgattttgttttGCCATTACTACTGTGTTCCCAATGCATTTCTTAGCTGCCAAGCCTGCTACGTGACATACACATAGTCAATACCCCTAGCTTAGAACATAACAAACAAATGGACACAAGAGACCGGAAAGAGTTCTGAGCATTAATGGGTTTACAGAATTTCTAGTGTCATGACTGAATAGTGAAGTGCTTTTAATGCAGCTTCCTTCTCCAGAACAGCTACCTCTGTTCTTTCAATCAGACCTTGGTTAGTTCTCTTTGTCGTATGTCTAAAGAAAAGCAGAAAGCCATTAAATGCCATCATCAACATCCACATTGGTGAGTTCTGGTAAAAAGCTGGATGATGGCACATTGATTTACAGGATTGAAAGCATGTAGGCTACATATTGTTAAAAATCATGTATTATTTTCTATTAAGTTGTGTACAGTAGCAAAACAACAGATAGTAATATAAGAGAGCATGtacaatgatagcaatagcacttagagctatatcctgctttacagtgctttatagccctctctaagcagtttacagagtcagcatatcgcccacaaCAATttaggtcctcgttttacccaccttggaaggatggaaggcagagtcaaccttgagacagtgagaatcaaactgccaaattgcagtcaggcggcaatcagcagaattatctgcagtactacattctaaccactgcgccactgaggcTCACATCAATGCCatgcaacttgcctccagaagttgtggatgttccaacatttgaaattttaaagaagagattggacaaccatttgtctgaaatggtattagggtttcctgcctgagcaaggggttggactagaagacctccaaggtcccttccaactctgttattctattctgttctgttctgttctgttctattgttaTACTTGAGTATAGATTTATGAAACCAGTACTATGTACAGCTTCAGGCAAGAAGTCATTATATGCCTATATAAATTGTTCCAGGTGTCTGGAAAGAAGGTCATGCCACCAATGTTCAACTACTCTACTATAACTACTACCAAGGCCACCACCTCCGCTACTCTAGTGGAAAAGGGGGTTATTAGTTCTATGGCATCAAGAATTGCTACTCCTGAATACTAAACACCATGTTTACTATGGTAGATAGAATGTTTCTCACATAAAATGCTTGTAAAAAACTAAAATTGTGGAATTAGTTAAGGGACTGTATAGAGAAATAGCAGATACTTCATTTTCTGTTGAATGTTTCattggaaatgtttattccaaACAGCAACAGCTGGGCTTGGAGGAAAGCTGGGTATTTGAAAACAATAAAGAGCTCTGCGGATCCCGAGAAAAATGAATTATAACCTGGCATTTGGGGTATAACATGAATAAGAACTATATGTAAAAGTATAGAAATTCTGGAAAGTTAATGTTGCTGTTAATATAAGTGCAGACATGCTGTTCTGTTCTTATTTACTTGGAAGTCAATTCCACTAAATGAGAATGAGACTTAGATGTAAAAATATACATATGAGAGCCTTATGGGAAATTTATGTAAATAATAATTGTGCAATTCTGAATGCCAAGTAGAACTGATTAAATTTTGACTACTACAGAGAGAAAActggtttggtgtagtggttaaaagaTCAGGCTGAAAACCAGGAGACCAGGAATTTTTGTCTTGTTTTAGACATGAAACCAGCTGGCTGACCTTGTGGCAGTCACTTTCGCTTAGACTCCAGGAAGAAGAAGACAACACcttaccaggagtgggttccggcaggcactactgcggTTTGTTTGTGGGCGCACTGCGCACAATTGatgtgcactgcacatgcatacaaagtgcaataaaattgttctgtacatgctctgaagcaaaaaacaagatagtggcACCCATGGTGCCACtcatagaactggttcaggggcatagctggcctgggttgctgccagttccagcgacccaggccaccaaatcactacAGTTCcaccaaaccagtctgaactagtaggaacccaccactgcaccttaCCACTTAGAAAAATCTTGCTAAGAACACTGCAGGCGTTAGTTCAAGGAGTCGCTAGAAATCAGCACTGCCTTACAGGGATAGCTCCCCACAAAATTATAAAGAGGTCTTCTGTATTGATGTATTATTCCATGGGTCCAATTTTATAACAAAATGCAAGCTATCTTTTGGGACTGACATTTTAGGTTGAGTCTCTGAATTGGTGGGTGACACAGGACAAGTGTGGAGGACAAGTGTGTCATCCTatactttggaacatcttgcaGCTGGAGGTGAGATCCAACCCCATCCTTTTGGACTTCCAGAaggcccttaaaacttggctctGCTGGTTGGCTTAGGATCACTCTACAATGGAGGTAGTTGGTGGCGTAATAGTGAAGATCCCACCTCTTTCCCATTCAGGCTCTTGGGTCTTGTTTTTTAATCTAATTCTtgttcattttaatgttttttatgtttatggTTTTATGTGTTCCAAGCCACTCACAGTCACTTTGCATAGTGAGATGAATGGCATATaaaagtttttattatttattcaaatcCTGGAGACTCTGAACAAAGATGATATGATCTTGGGATACATACTCTACATGTACCGTGAAGTGAAGATGTAATTTAAAGTGAATGAAAACATGAACATGTATCTTCTTAGGTACCGGCACAAGATGGGTTCAGAGGTTCGTCTGGAGAGGCCAAGGCAGAGACCATGAACTGGTGATCTAACCGGAGCTCTTCCCACCAGGCTGGTTTTGCTTCCAGATGCACCTGGGGGCGTCCAGCTGGGTTTCTTCGGCACCGAAGGGCTTGAGGTCTTCAAAGGCTTCCCAATGCATTCCGAAGAATCTAATTCAATCTCCAAAGGTGGCTGAGAGTTTTCCTGATTGGCAGATACGTTTTCATCATTGTCCGTTTCTGATGTGCATAATACAGCTTCCTGTTTGAAATCCTCTACAGCTGCCTTAGGGTCAGCATGGTCATCTTTCTTCTGAATTTTATCTTTGTTTCCCAAATATTCATTCAATGACAGGGCTAAGGTAACTTCCAAATCTCTCTGGAAAAGTTTCTCACCAAGGGGAACTCTCTTCCCGGCGGGGCGAGCCTTCTTGGGCGGCGCGGCGAAGTCCTCATCCTCATCACTCTCCTGGAACGGGTCCGCCCTCCCGCTCCGGCTGCTCTGGCCACTCTTTTGCGCCATAGCCACCGCTGCCAGAAACGGAAGTGCGGGGGCGGACCAtgttaatattttttaacatagtgtaaaaaccAATGTGTATTGTTGGTCTtcgaccgtaataaagattttacttactgaaCATGTATCTCAGAAAGTATGAATCTGTGTCATTTAGATTGTTATAGATGTGTACAAAATTAGGAAATCATAGACTAGTTATATTATACTCCAAATTATTATGGAAGAACCATGGTGAGTTTGGGGGGAAAGGAATACTTTCTCAATGGATATGATCTGGGGGTGGGGAAAATATTCTGCTAGATTCTCCATGAATAGATAGGTAGGAATAAGATGAACAAAGATGGGACAACAAAGTATGAGTCCTGTATGAAAGGTATTCGGAGATAAATCAATCTCAGAGTGAGTGGAACATAggtatataaaaaagagaagataATGAACTGTTTGGAATAGaataaaggattttttaa contains:
- the LOC116523906 gene encoding RAD51-associated protein 1-like; this translates as MAQKSGQSSRSGRADPFQESDEDEDFAAPPKKARPAGKRVPLGEKLFQRDLEVTLALSLNEYLGNKDKIQKKDDHADPKAAVEDFKQEAVLCTSETDNDENVSANQENSQPPLEIELDSSECIGKPLKTSSPSVPKKPSWTPPGASGSKTSLVGRAPVRSPVHGLCLGLSRRTSEPILCRYLRRYMFMFSFTLNYIFTSRYM